GAGCATAAACACCACTACCGGTAAGTGCTCGGTCGATATCAATATCTTCGGGCGTTTGACGCCGGCGGAGTTGGATACGTACCAGATCGAGAAGATCGAATTGTAAATTTTCCGTATCCATCGCGCAATAGTGCGTCAGCCGTCGCGCCGCCCTCGGTCATGTACTTCGGTGTACACTCCCGTCGGTCGGCACTCGGACTTCCTTCTCTTGCACGCGCCTACGAAAAATTAACGCAACTCTGTTAAACCGTTCACTTATTCACTATTACTTATTACTTCGTTATAGTCCGGGAGAGGAAACACCTCGTCAGTACCGCGATTGTAAATAAATTTTTACAAGGAGAAAGCAAACATGGCAAAAAAGCTTCAAGCAGTCGTTAAACTGCAACTGCCTGCCGGTAAAGCGACCCCCGGTCCGCCCGTCGGTTCGAGTCTCGGCCCGCACGGTATCAATATCGCAGGCTTCGTCAAGGAATTCAACGAGCGCACTCGCGACAAAGAGGGACTTATCATCCCTGCGGTGCTTAGTATCTATTCCGACCGTTCGTTCACCTTCATTCTCAAAAGCCCGCCCGCAGCGGTGCTTATCAAGAAGGCGGCGGGTATCGAGTCGGCTTCGGCTAAGCCCAACCGCGACAAGGTCGCCAAGATAACCAAGGCTCAGGTCGAGGAGATCGCCAAACTCAAAATGGCGGACCTCAACGCAGGCTCGCTGGAAACTGCTATGTCCATGGTCATGGGCACTGCGCGTTCCATGGGCGTTACGGTGGAGGGCTAAACTATGAAACACGGAAAGAGATATACAGCCGCCATCAGCGCCATAGAGAAAGGCAAGATTTACGACACCAACGAAGCGTTCAACAAGATCGGCGAGATAGCCACGGCTAAGTTCGACGAAACGATCGAAGTACACGTAAAGCTCGGCGTCGACCCCCGTCAGGCAGACCAACAGGTCCGCGGCACCGTAGTATTGCCGCACGGCACGGGTAAGAGCGTTCGCGTGCTCGTCATCGCCAAGGGCGATAAAGCGGACATTGCGCAGAAAGCAGGCGCGGACATAGTCGGCGCGGAAGAAATTATCGCGAAGATCCAGAACGAGAACTATCTCGACTTCGACGTAGTCATCACTTCGCCGGACATGATGGGTCAGCTTGGACGCGTAGCGCGTATCCTTGGTCCCCGCGGTCTCATGCCCAGCCCCAAATCGGGCACTATCACGCAGGACATCGCCAAAGCCATTGCCGACACCAAGGCAGGTAAGGTCGAGTACCGCGTAGACAAGACCTCGATCGTGCACTGCATCATCGGCAAAAAGTCGTTTGGTGCGGATAAGCTCAAAGAGAACTTCGAAACGCTTATCGACGCTATCGTCAAAGCTAAGCCCGCCGCGGCTAAGGGCACGTACCTTAAAAGCGTGTACGTAGCTCCCGCCATGGGCCCCGGCTTGAAAGTAGCCGTAAAGCTGTAATACTACAACAACTAGTTAAATAACAAGCCGACTAAACGGCTTGCCTAAGACAACAAGCGGAAACTCAAATGACCTTTATGGTCGGCTTGTCGAGGCGAAACAAAACCAAGCGCATATTTTATGCTGTGTTTTTGCGACGTCTTGACAAAAAGGCGTCGCTTTTGTTTTAGAACTCGTTAGCGCATTCATCGCGTGATACGGGCTACGCTTGGCTCGGCGGCTTGGTCATGTACGCGAAGTAAATTCCCGTCGCCGCATTACCAACTGTCGCCCGTCTGACGCGCGACTGCGCCACTGAGATAGGGTAATAATCCTAATAATCTCTAATCTTTAAGGAGGTAAATATGTCGGAACATAATATAGACCAGCGCAAAGCGTACGTTGCGGACGTCGTCGGCAAGATCGAGGAAAGCTCGTCGGTCGTTATCGTCGATTACCGCGGCATCAATGTAGCGCAGGACACCGCCATGCGTAAGGCGCTCCGCGAAGCAGGCGTTGAGTATCGCGTAATAAAGAACAGCGCGCTTTCCCGCGCGTTCGAGCAAACGGGCAACACCGGCTACGACGAATATTTCAACGGCCCTACCGCCGCGGCGTTCGGACCGAAGGACGATCCCATCGCGCCGTGCCGCATACTCGCCGAGTACTCGGGCAAAACGCCCCTTACCATTAAGTGCGGCGTAGTAGAAGGCAAAAAGTTCGACGAGAACGGCGTCAAATCGCTTGCCGCCATTCCCGAAAAGCCCGTGCTTCTTGCTCAGCTCCTCGGACTTCTCACCAGCCCTATGCGTTCGTTGGCTATTGCTATCAGCGAAGTCGCGAAAAAGCAGTCCGCGTAATTGCTTATGCATCGGCATATACGGCGTCAGCCGTCGCGCCGCCCTCGGTCATTTACCTCGGTGTAAACTCCCGTCGGTCGGCGCTCGGACTTCCTTGCCTATGCCGCGCCTAAACAATTCCGCACACTACAAAAAATCTTTAACAAAAAATTCAAAGTTTTCTTTGCTTCTTTCTTTCGAAAAAGAAAGAAGATAAAAAAAAGGGTAATGCCTACCCAATCAATAAGGAGATAAAATCATGGCAGATTTGGATAAGATGATCGAAGAGATCGAAAAGATGACCGTCCTCGAACTTAACGACCTTGTTAAGAAGATCGAGGAGAAGTTCGGCGTATCGGCAGCCGCTATGGCTGTTGCGGCTCCCGCGGCAGGCGGCGCAGCTGCTCCCGCAGCCGAAGAGCAAACCGAGTTCACCGTCGTCCTTAAAGAGGTCGGCCCGAACAAGATCCCCGTTATCAAGGTTGTTCGTGAAATCACGTCGCTCGGCCTTGGCGAAGCGAAGGCGCTCGTCGACGGCGCGCCTTCGACCGTTAAAGAGAACGTTTCTAAGGCAGAAGCTGAAGATATGAAGAAGAAGTTCACCGAAGTCGGCGCTACCGTCGAACTTAAGTAATTTCTTTAACACCGATAAATTCCAAAACAAACAACCCCGTCACGCAAAAGCATGGCGGGGTTTGTTGTTGAGCGGTTTATAAATCAAGACTGTTCTCGTCGAGCAAGAAGTTTATCAGCCCGATCGTCATAATGCCGTTCTCATCGAGCCGAGGTCGAATATTATCCTTTACTACTACTATTTTCTTGAACGAATCGTTTACCTTTAACAGCGGTCGGGTCTCTTGATGCAGCTTGTTCGCAGTGGGCAATTCAAACGCAGATTGAACATAATATTTCTTATTGCCTTTGTTAGCCACAAAATCTATTTCAAGCAACTTTCGCTTGTGCGTTCCGTCAACGGTTTCATGCGATTCCACGATCCCGACGTCGACCGAATACCCGCGAACTCGAAGCTCGTTGTAGATAACGTTTTCCATTATGTGGTTTTCTTCTATCTGTCTAAAACTCAACCGCGCATTTCTCAACCCGACGTCTGAAATATAATATTTAAGCGGCGTGTCGAAATATTTTTTCCCTTTAACGTCGAACCGTTTAGCCTCGCTGAACAAAAACGCATCGGTGAGGTATAGCAGATAATTCTTTGCCGTAACGCTGCTTATAGATTTTCCTTTAATACTTTTGAGCGTGTCGGATATTTTCTTGGGATTGGTGAGCGAGCCGATTGCCGAACATAAAAAATCTACCATAGATTCCAGCTCGTCTTTATATTCAACTTTGTTTCTCTCGACTATATCCGTAAGATAAACCGTTGACATAAGCGACTGTAAGTATTCGGCTTTTTGCTCGTCGGTCTTGCGTTCGAGCAGTGCGGGCATACCGCCGTAAATATGATATTCGTCCCAAGCCTCGTACTTGTCACCGCCGACTGCGGAATAGTATTCTCTAAACGATAGGGGATAAACTCGTACCTCGTCGCCGCGCCCGCGGAACTCGGTTATTACGTCAGACGATAAGAACTTTGAATTGCTCCCCGTAACGTATACGTCTAAATTCTTCTTATATAAAAAACCGTTAAGCACCGATTCGAACGCACCCAGTTGTTGAACCTCGTCGAGTAGCAGATAATATTTCCCGTCATCGGTAATTCGCCCCTGTATATATTCCGTAAACTTATGCGGGTCTACCTTGTTGCCGCTCATTGCCAAATCAATCGGGTTTTCGTCGATAAGTTTAAGGTAGTCCTCTGAATCAAAAGCAAACTTGATTATATGATCATCGCTTACTCCAGATTGCGAAAGATACTCGCCGAACAAATCGAAAAGTAATACCGACTTTCCGCAACGTCGAATGCCGGTAACAACTTTAATCGAGCCGTTTCCCATTCTGTCTATTAAGCGATTAAGATAAATATCTCTTTTAATCATGTTAATACTCACTTTAAA
Above is a genomic segment from Clostridiales bacterium containing:
- the rplL gene encoding 50S ribosomal protein L7/L12, with the protein product MADLDKMIEEIEKMTVLELNDLVKKIEEKFGVSAAAMAVAAPAAGGAAAPAAEEQTEFTVVLKEVGPNKIPVIKVVREITSLGLGEAKALVDGAPSTVKENVSKAEAEDMKKKFTEVGATVELK
- the rplK gene encoding 50S ribosomal protein L11; amino-acid sequence: MAKKLQAVVKLQLPAGKATPGPPVGSSLGPHGINIAGFVKEFNERTRDKEGLIIPAVLSIYSDRSFTFILKSPPAAVLIKKAAGIESASAKPNRDKVAKITKAQVEEIAKLKMADLNAGSLETAMSMVMGTARSMGVTVEG
- a CDS encoding 50S ribosomal protein L10 yields the protein MSEHNIDQRKAYVADVVGKIEESSSVVIVDYRGINVAQDTAMRKALREAGVEYRVIKNSALSRAFEQTGNTGYDEYFNGPTAAAFGPKDDPIAPCRILAEYSGKTPLTIKCGVVEGKKFDENGVKSLAAIPEKPVLLAQLLGLLTSPMRSLAIAISEVAKKQSA
- a CDS encoding ATP-binding protein is translated as MIKRDIYLNRLIDRMGNGSIKVVTGIRRCGKSVLLFDLFGEYLSQSGVSDDHIIKFAFDSEDYLKLIDENPIDLAMSGNKVDPHKFTEYIQGRITDDGKYYLLLDEVQQLGAFESVLNGFLYKKNLDVYVTGSNSKFLSSDVITEFRGRGDEVRVYPLSFREYYSAVGGDKYEAWDEYHIYGGMPALLERKTDEQKAEYLQSLMSTVYLTDIVERNKVEYKDELESMVDFLCSAIGSLTNPKKISDTLKSIKGKSISSVTAKNYLLYLTDAFLFSEAKRFDVKGKKYFDTPLKYYISDVGLRNARLSFRQIEENHIMENVIYNELRVRGYSVDVGIVESHETVDGTHKRKLLEIDFVANKGNKKYYVQSAFELPTANKLHQETRPLLKVNDSFKKIVVVKDNIRPRLDENGIMTIGLINFLLDENSLDL
- the rplA gene encoding 50S ribosomal protein L1: MKHGKRYTAAISAIEKGKIYDTNEAFNKIGEIATAKFDETIEVHVKLGVDPRQADQQVRGTVVLPHGTGKSVRVLVIAKGDKADIAQKAGADIVGAEEIIAKIQNENYLDFDVVITSPDMMGQLGRVARILGPRGLMPSPKSGTITQDIAKAIADTKAGKVEYRVDKTSIVHCIIGKKSFGADKLKENFETLIDAIVKAKPAAAKGTYLKSVYVAPAMGPGLKVAVKL